A segment of the Geoglobus ahangari genome:
GTTCTCTCCGAGAAAGGGCACACCCGCATACAGGCTGAGGGACATGCCTGACTGGATAAAGAAGGAGAGGAGCAGGAAGCTCACAGAGCTCACGAGAAGGATCGGGCTTGAGAACAACCTGAAGTTTGTTGGAAAAAGCGCGAGGGTGCTCGTGACAAAAGCCGGAAAGAACGGTACGCTCCTCTCAAGAACGGACTCTTACAGGCCGGTCATCGTCGAATCTGGAAAAATAGGAGAGTTTCTCAGTGTAAAAATTGAAAAGGCGGAGTTCAACTACCTGAAGGGCTCTCCCTGCTGAGCAAACTCACCACCACGAACGTCAGCGTTGCCAGCGGTAAAGCAATCACCATGGGGTCAATAACCGTCCACGGGAATCCTGCAAGCGCGTCCTTTCCGAATAGCATTCTCGCAATTCCGAGAGCAGAGGACTCCTTTATGTGGAAGAACGTTATGTAGATCATTGACGTTGCGAAGCCAACGACTATGCTCGCCTTTGCCCCTGCCGAGCTTGCCCTGCTCCAGTACAACCCTCCGAGGTATGCGGGGAGGAAGGATGAGGCGCAGAGGGCGAAGAACATCGCAGTTCCCCTGGCGATGACTCCTGGCGGGAGGATGTACGCGAGGAAGATACTGAAGAGTATTCCCACCGCTATGGCCATTCTGGTTATCAGCACCGTCCTCTCGTCGTACTTCCCCTTAAGAAATCCCGCCTGAAACACATCTCTGCCGAGGGCGCTGCCGATTGTGTGGAACTGGCTGCTCAGCGTGGACATTGCCGCTGCGAGCAGCGTGACGAGGAACACAGCAACGAACCAGTCTGGCATGAACGAGCTTATGTATGCGGGTATGACCTTGTCCACGTTTCCTCCTGCAACAGCGATTGACGGCTTGCCCACAGTCTCCATGAAGTACGCGTTGCTCAGCGCACCGACTATGAATGCCGTTCCTACAGTGAAGAAGATGAATATGCTCCCGATCGGGACGGCCTTGTCCAGATCCCTGTCGCTTGCTACAGTCATGAACCTCACCGCAAGCTGCGGCTGGGCGAGGACACCGATGCCGACTCCGAGTATGAGCGAAGAGACGAGAGTCCACCACGCAGCACTCCCGAGCTCAGGGAAGTTTGTCCATCCCGTGTACCCGGGTATTTTCTGGGCGAATATCTTTATCGCAACTGGGTTTAGGGATGTGAGGGCTTCATGGGCCTGAACTATCCCTCCGAACCACGAGTACGTCATTGCGAGGAGAACCACCATGCTCGCGAGCATTATGGTTCCCTGAAAAGCATCGGTGTAAACGACTGCAATAAGGCCGCCATAGACGACGTACATCGCTATGATCAGCGCCATTATGAATAGCGCGATGTTGTAGTCTATGTTCAGCGACACCTCAATGAACCTCGCAGCCCCTATGAGCACCACTCCTGCGTAAAGGGGCATGAAGAGAAAGACTATAAGCCCTGAGAACACCTGAATGAATCTGGAGTTGTACATCTTGCCCATGAGCTCTGGAAACGTCAGAGCGTTGACCTCAAGCCCCTTCTTCCTGACCCTCTTGCCGACCACCGCGTATGCGATGATTATGCCCACGAGGATGTTCAGGAACGTGAGCCAGAGGAGGGAGAAGCCGAAAATGCTCGCCACCCCTCCGAACCCGACTATCGCGGAGGTCGAGATGAAGGCCGCCCCGTATGACAGGGCCATAATCACCGGGTGTATCCTCCTGCCCGCCACCAAGTAGTCTTCCGAGTCCTTGGTAGTTCTGAAGCCGTAGTAGCCGAAGTAGCCCGTGACGAGTAAATATGCTACCACTATTATTGCTACAAGCAGCAGATCCATCCCATCACCTCTTCAGGATTCCGTAGAGCACTCCACCCACCACAACAAGCACCGTCAGCAGGTATCCTGCCGCTGTCCAGACGTCACCCATGCCCAGCATTCCCATCACCTTGACACTGTGTTACTCTGAGACACA
Coding sequences within it:
- a CDS encoding sodium:solute symporter family protein, which gives rise to MDLLLVAIIVVAYLLVTGYFGYYGFRTTKDSEDYLVAGRRIHPVIMALSYGAAFISTSAIVGFGGVASIFGFSLLWLTFLNILVGIIIAYAVVGKRVRKKGLEVNALTFPELMGKMYNSRFIQVFSGLIVFLFMPLYAGVVLIGAARFIEVSLNIDYNIALFIMALIIAMYVVYGGLIAVVYTDAFQGTIMLASMVVLLAMTYSWFGGIVQAHEALTSLNPVAIKIFAQKIPGYTGWTNFPELGSAAWWTLVSSLILGVGIGVLAQPQLAVRFMTVASDRDLDKAVPIGSIFIFFTVGTAFIVGALSNAYFMETVGKPSIAVAGGNVDKVIPAYISSFMPDWFVAVFLVTLLAAAMSTLSSQFHTIGSALGRDVFQAGFLKGKYDERTVLITRMAIAVGILFSIFLAYILPPGVIARGTAMFFALCASSFLPAYLGGLYWSRASSAGAKASIVVGFATSMIYITFFHIKESSALGIARMLFGKDALAGFPWTVIDPMVIALPLATLTFVVVSLLSRESPSGS